In a single window of the Thermofilaceae archaeon genome:
- a CDS encoding pantetheine-phosphate adenylyltransferase produces the protein MASGEPAYRRTAVGGTFSLFHSGHRHLIKAALEVSDEVVIGVVSDEFASQRRKNHPVEPYEVRALRVLRYCLRKARVGQRITVLPLDDAEGPAGSDPSIEAIVVTEETLIGALKINRSRIAKKMKPLIIKVVEPILGDDGKPISSTKLWSYYYQNLY, from the coding sequence GTGGCTAGCGGAGAGCCAGCATACAGGAGGACCGCTGTCGGTGGTACTTTTTCGCTCTTTCACTCTGGACATAGGCACTTGATTAAAGCCGCTCTCGAGGTTAGCGACGAAGTAGTCATAGGAGTCGTCAGCGACGAATTCGCTTCGCAGCGTAGGAAGAACCACCCGGTTGAGCCCTACGAAGTTAGAGCTCTCAGAGTGCTGAGGTACTGTTTAAGGAAAGCCAGGGTGGGGCAACGGATCACGGTACTTCCATTAGACGATGCCGAAGGGCCGGCAGGCAGCGATCCCTCGATAGAAGCAATAGTAGTTACCGAAGAAACCCTAATTGGTGCACTCAAAATCAACCGCTCTAGGATAGCTAAAAAAATGAAACCCCTAATCATAAAAGTTGTTGAACCGATACTTGGAGATGATGGAAAACCAATATCTAGTACTAAACTTTGGAGTTATTATTATCAGAATCTTTATTAG